The following are encoded in a window of uncultured Sphaerochaeta sp. genomic DNA:
- a CDS encoding alpha/beta fold hydrolase, producing the protein MRRLLIAVVLGSMLLFFGCTKADTTMEEGYWEGIVSVEENRFFIHLRSTDTGLFLSIPELLATDVPVQDLKISEEQWSGKVTLGTTTLRLLLAPEENGFSGKVLYNTTNGTVLLREGRYSVEYRNLTKPARTGKTVSLETSKATLYGTLLTPEGEGPFPTVLIIAGSGPTDRDGNSELLVENNDSLWHLAHELLDAGIASLRYDKFAVGESQPYDEQLLEEITFEDFVADAVSWINYIQSGAKHAPVGIIGHSEGSLIALLAAQAEPVDFVVSVAGNGDPIGEQMIKQIRRMDSEAAKVLEKRLQEISVSQYEETGNLLVDSFIPLGKERYLQTWMKYNPTDVLRTLSVPTLVIWGDHDERLVGEDDLFGRTNMPDTVAFSEVSNMGHLLRWAEEDADIIRSYRDRDMPLHPDFLQTVTTFIKAQEGLRQ; encoded by the coding sequence ATGAGAAGATTGCTTATTGCAGTGGTACTGGGAAGTATGCTGCTTTTCTTTGGCTGTACAAAAGCTGATACAACCATGGAAGAAGGATACTGGGAAGGTATCGTATCAGTTGAGGAAAATCGATTCTTCATCCACTTACGTAGTACAGATACTGGACTCTTTCTCTCAATTCCCGAGTTGCTGGCTACCGATGTGCCAGTACAGGATCTGAAGATTTCCGAGGAACAGTGGTCAGGAAAAGTTACATTGGGGACAACAACCCTACGGTTGCTTCTTGCCCCTGAGGAAAACGGCTTTTCTGGAAAAGTTCTTTATAACACGACCAATGGAACCGTACTTTTACGTGAAGGGCGGTACTCTGTTGAGTATAGAAACCTCACAAAACCAGCCCGCACAGGGAAAACGGTTTCCCTAGAGACGTCAAAAGCAACATTATACGGAACGCTGTTGACGCCAGAGGGAGAAGGGCCCTTTCCTACGGTGCTTATCATAGCAGGGTCAGGACCAACCGATAGGGACGGAAATTCAGAGTTGTTGGTTGAGAATAATGACAGTCTCTGGCATCTCGCGCATGAACTGCTTGATGCCGGCATTGCTTCGCTTCGCTATGATAAGTTTGCAGTTGGAGAGAGTCAGCCATATGATGAGCAGTTGCTGGAAGAAATTACCTTTGAGGATTTTGTGGCAGATGCTGTCTCCTGGATCAACTACATACAATCAGGTGCAAAGCATGCACCGGTAGGAATAATCGGCCACTCAGAAGGTTCTCTGATTGCTTTACTGGCAGCTCAGGCTGAACCTGTAGATTTTGTGGTATCCGTTGCAGGGAATGGGGATCCTATAGGCGAGCAGATGATTAAACAGATTCGCAGGATGGACAGCGAAGCCGCCAAAGTTCTGGAGAAACGGTTACAGGAGATCAGTGTATCTCAATATGAAGAGACAGGAAACCTTCTTGTAGACTCCTTCATCCCGCTGGGAAAAGAGCGATATCTTCAGACATGGATGAAATATAACCCAACGGATGTATTACGTACACTTTCAGTACCCACTTTGGTCATCTGGGGTGATCATGATGAGCGATTGGTAGGGGAGGATGACCTGTTCGGCCGTACTAATATGCCCGATACTGTAGCATTCTCTGAAGTCTCCAATATGGGGCACCTGCTCCGATGGGCAGAAGAAGATGCCGATATCATTAGATCCTACAGAGACAGGGATATGCCGTTACACCCCGATTTCTTACAAACTGTTACTACCTTTATTAAAGCTCAGGAGGGCTTGAGACAATGA
- a CDS encoding fimbria/pilus periplasmic chaperone yields the protein MNQIQNKKTKRTIVFLLFSCLLLSSVFAYQFSPLEQSFQPTGAESTKTYTIVNDSNDSIAISLSALIRDQDAQGNEINKPADAYFSIVPNKLVVPPQSSWVVRVQYRGPRTVTNELSFRLKAEQIPYSQGKNSSDKGMFNFLYIYTTSLYVLPSRVVENVGVRAVTPSTFEDGSPALSVTLANLGTVHQLLISAVLEVKDSKGNAVVLQGAEALEGIDGMNILAKKSVTKKIPWPEGLSRDPGVTYQATIKYSN from the coding sequence ATGAACCAAATTCAGAATAAGAAAACAAAACGCACGATAGTTTTTCTCCTGTTTTCTTGCTTGTTGCTTTCATCAGTGTTTGCTTATCAGTTCTCCCCACTTGAACAATCGTTCCAACCAACGGGAGCTGAGAGTACAAAGACCTACACCATTGTTAACGATAGCAACGACTCGATTGCCATCAGTCTATCGGCACTTATTCGTGATCAGGATGCACAGGGTAATGAGATAAACAAACCTGCAGATGCCTATTTCTCTATTGTTCCGAATAAATTGGTAGTCCCTCCTCAGAGCAGTTGGGTGGTACGTGTACAATATCGTGGTCCCAGGACAGTAACCAATGAACTCTCCTTTCGTCTAAAGGCAGAGCAGATTCCATATTCCCAAGGAAAGAACAGCTCTGACAAAGGAATGTTCAACTTCCTTTATATCTATACGACAAGCTTGTATGTATTGCCTTCAAGAGTTGTTGAGAATGTAGGGGTGAGAGCTGTAACTCCCTCAACTTTTGAAGATGGGTCTCCTGCATTGTCAGTAACCCTCGCCAATCTTGGGACAGTCCACCAGTTGTTGATTTCTGCAGTGTTGGAAGTCAAGGACAGCAAGGGTAATGCAGTAGTGTTGCAAGGAGCGGAAGCACTGGAAGGTATCGATGGCATGAATATTCTAGCCAAGAAATCGGTGACGAAGAAAATACCTTGGCCTGAAGG
- a CDS encoding ABC transporter ATP-binding protein has product MAIVEIHDIRKQYGPVQALDGVSLSVEDGTVFGFLGPNGAGKSTLIKILTGLLTPSSGSYTIAGKSGIQSKQSLGYLAQQPAYYGWMTAKELLEISGDLYGMNRQERDERIVQLLEFCGIADAADRRIGGYSGGMRQRLGIAQAILHRPSVVFLDEPVSALDPVGRKEVLSLIATLRKETTIFMSSHILDDVQRVCDEVAIINKGSIRIHEKTKTLLRLHAKPIMHMEFTSMEEANACVKELSDSGLQASVKAFTVSLSSDLYAEHANQILLMISQHNWRLVNLHHQEATLEDVFMHHIQETTNA; this is encoded by the coding sequence ATGGCAATCGTTGAGATTCATGACATCAGAAAACAGTATGGACCTGTGCAGGCACTGGATGGAGTCTCCCTTTCTGTCGAGGACGGCACAGTATTCGGCTTTCTCGGTCCGAATGGGGCAGGAAAGTCGACACTCATAAAAATATTGACCGGCTTGCTGACTCCCTCATCAGGTAGCTATACCATTGCTGGGAAATCCGGCATACAGAGTAAACAGAGTCTTGGATATCTTGCGCAGCAGCCTGCCTATTATGGGTGGATGACTGCCAAGGAGTTGCTCGAGATCTCTGGTGATCTCTACGGGATGAATCGCCAGGAGAGAGATGAGAGAATAGTACAACTGCTGGAATTCTGTGGGATTGCTGATGCTGCAGATCGACGTATTGGTGGATACTCAGGAGGGATGAGACAACGCCTGGGTATAGCACAGGCGATCTTGCATCGCCCAAGTGTGGTTTTTCTTGATGAACCGGTATCAGCACTCGATCCCGTTGGACGAAAAGAAGTGCTCTCACTGATTGCAACATTGAGGAAAGAGACCACCATCTTTATGTCTTCCCATATCCTTGATGATGTACAGAGAGTATGTGATGAAGTTGCCATCATCAATAAAGGGTCCATCCGAATCCATGAGAAGACCAAGACACTCTTGAGATTACATGCTAAACCGATCATGCATATGGAGTTTACATCCATGGAAGAAGCCAATGCATGCGTAAAGGAGTTATCTGATTCTGGGTTGCAGGCATCAGTCAAGGCATTCACAGTCTCTCTTTCTTCAGATCTCTATGCAGAACATGCAAATCAAATACTTTTGATGATAAGTCAACATAACTGGCGTTTAGTGAACTTGCATCATCAGGAAGCCACCTTGGAGGATGTGTTCATGCATCATATACAGGAGACGACCAATGCATAA
- a CDS encoding LuxR C-terminal-related transcriptional regulator produces the protein MNVLTFWLSIFGFTALFGTFILSFIKQKEHYEAFRNQYLWYVAISWIWFMLQFIGFVHNTFLDQPNLPLVAFNGIMRALISIVITYSIATMLGSIKHGRVTSRFRWIGISASIGTAMLLIVIIVFQLLSIGPVFSATVNSLIGIAFLSIRVSVRGQQTYRVRRMGSFLVISGTSYLLFGVYAILFLLFPSAYRPVYDALSTALFILAWCVNDVFIFLKELSEETTAEETDSWSSFCESFSLTVREREIVSNLVQGLSYKEIADRLSISPRTVETHVYRIFKKCSVSNKIELTQKIHPVRTNT, from the coding sequence TGTGTTGACATTTTGGCTAAGCATCTTTGGATTTACTGCACTGTTCGGTACCTTCATTCTCTCATTTATCAAACAGAAAGAGCACTATGAGGCTTTTCGAAATCAATACTTATGGTATGTAGCAATCTCTTGGATCTGGTTCATGCTCCAGTTCATCGGATTTGTCCATAACACCTTTTTAGATCAACCAAATCTTCCCCTTGTTGCCTTTAACGGCATCATGCGTGCCCTTATCTCGATTGTTATCACCTATAGTATCGCTACCATGCTTGGCAGTATCAAACATGGAAGAGTCACCTCTCGGTTCCGTTGGATTGGTATCTCTGCATCAATCGGGACTGCAATGTTACTCATAGTGATCATTGTTTTTCAGTTGCTGAGCATTGGTCCTGTTTTTTCAGCAACAGTAAATTCATTGATTGGAATAGCATTTTTGAGCATTCGGGTGAGCGTTCGTGGGCAACAGACTTATCGGGTCAGGCGCATGGGGTCATTCCTTGTTATCTCAGGTACGTCCTATCTCCTTTTCGGGGTATATGCCATCCTATTTCTACTGTTTCCTTCCGCCTACAGACCGGTGTATGATGCTCTCTCTACTGCATTGTTCATCTTGGCGTGGTGCGTGAATGATGTATTCATTTTTCTGAAGGAACTATCCGAGGAGACTACAGCAGAAGAGACTGACAGTTGGAGTAGCTTCTGTGAGTCTTTCTCACTTACGGTACGTGAACGGGAGATAGTGAGCAACCTTGTACAAGGTCTGTCATACAAGGAGATTGCCGATCGCCTCTCCATTTCCCCGAGAACGGTAGAGACCCATGTCTATCGAATATTCAAGAAGTGTTCTGTCTCTAATAAAATCGAATTAACCCAGAAAATACACCCCGTACGTACAAATACGTAA
- a CDS encoding TetR/AcrR family transcriptional regulator C-terminal domain-containing protein: MAQMTKLALAQSLKQLMADHTLNKITVKEIVNRCGVNRQTFYYHFRDIYDLLDWMFINEGQEFARRYPSIHTRDDGESAVRSMCTYLVENKMMIMNIYHSLGRELLDRYLCREMAKLLQGTLSDRAKEFGASEEDLAFLIDFYKHAFVGSLLDWVQAGLPGEIDEIVLQFIPMLKGTFDSALKRMASSR; encoded by the coding sequence ATGGCGCAGATGACTAAGTTGGCACTGGCCCAATCCTTAAAGCAATTGATGGCTGATCATACCCTGAACAAGATTACCGTTAAGGAAATCGTGAATCGTTGTGGTGTGAACCGTCAGACATTTTATTACCACTTCAGAGATATCTACGATTTGCTTGATTGGATGTTTATCAATGAAGGGCAAGAGTTTGCCCGTCGGTATCCCAGTATTCATACAAGGGATGATGGTGAGTCTGCAGTTAGGAGTATGTGCACCTATCTTGTGGAAAACAAGATGATGATCATGAACATCTACCACAGTCTTGGCAGGGAGTTGCTTGATCGGTATCTCTGTCGTGAGATGGCAAAACTACTTCAAGGTACCCTCTCTGACCGCGCCAAGGAATTTGGAGCAAGCGAGGAAGACCTTGCATTCCTTATTGATTTCTACAAGCATGCATTTGTCGGGTCATTGCTCGATTGGGTGCAAGCGGGACTCCCTGGGGAAATTGACGAAATTGTGCTACAATTTATACCAATGCTTAAAGGAACCTTTGATTCTGCACTAAAACGGATGGCTTCATCACGATAA
- a CDS encoding secondary thiamine-phosphate synthase enzyme YjbQ — protein sequence MLQSLTISTPHEALLPITQQVQRCVTEAQTKEGYVLVFCPHTTAGLTINENADPDVVHDMLLGLRNAFAENSKFRHAEGNSTAHLKASAMGSSVMVPIVQGRLSLGIWQDIYFCEFDGPRTRTFQVMVVPT from the coding sequence ATGCTACAATCATTAACCATCTCCACTCCACATGAGGCCTTATTACCCATTACACAGCAAGTGCAAAGGTGTGTAACGGAAGCACAAACCAAGGAAGGATATGTTCTCGTCTTCTGCCCACATACAACTGCAGGACTTACCATCAACGAGAATGCAGATCCAGATGTGGTGCATGATATGCTTTTGGGATTGCGAAACGCATTTGCTGAGAACAGCAAGTTCAGGCATGCCGAAGGCAATTCAACGGCACACCTGAAAGCTTCTGCCATGGGTTCCAGCGTAATGGTCCCAATTGTTCAGGGTAGACTTTCACTGGGTATCTGGCAGGACATCTACTTCTGTGAATTCGACGGCCCAAGAACCAGGACCTTCCAGGTTATGGTGGTTCCTACCTGA
- a CDS encoding transposase — translation MHHTTPTPLVLQSLLFSHEDFSPCLFREPSERELEFLQYYQGVQSLLTPDELHRLHRSHRRGRLGYDLLPILGIMLLKLHHQVRTVKGTLSLLRENGNLKDMLGINRVPSEASVSRLSREVERIVDPSLLHERVIQAYTSSMDRLAIGHLSIDSTTIGAREKPIKTRAPEAKANEKRGRKAKGSLEEQQYRERQARLEQERIAYLQESFGESMERLEMRCSITAKQNSKGKKQWFIGYKAHLATDDYGVPVSFAVTGASVHDSKVAVPLMKKARKTTDFLYVLLDKGYISPVINDYVDMIGRKAIIDRRAYKGVVADPLDPASQRRYAARTTVERTNGELKDGFLPDIIYKRGAHARYEIALAILLTTMKKVRNVLILYEQHKAQRVS, via the coding sequence ATGCACCATACTACACCAACCCCACTAGTTCTGCAATCCCTGTTGTTCTCCCATGAAGACTTTTCACCCTGCCTGTTCCGGGAACCCTCAGAGAGGGAGCTTGAGTTCCTGCAATACTATCAGGGGGTGCAGTCCCTGCTCACCCCCGATGAATTGCACAGGTTGCACAGAAGCCACCGCAGGGGAAGGCTCGGCTACGACCTGCTGCCGATACTGGGCATCATGCTGCTCAAGCTTCACCACCAGGTAAGGACGGTGAAGGGAACACTGTCGCTCCTGCGTGAGAACGGGAACCTGAAGGACATGCTTGGAATCAACAGGGTACCCAGTGAGGCGAGTGTGAGCAGGCTTTCCAGGGAAGTGGAGAGGATCGTCGACCCCTCACTCCTCCATGAACGGGTGATACAGGCGTATACATCATCAATGGACAGGCTGGCAATCGGACACCTGAGCATAGACAGCACCACCATCGGGGCACGGGAGAAGCCCATCAAGACCAGGGCACCGGAAGCCAAGGCCAACGAGAAGAGAGGACGCAAGGCGAAGGGATCGCTGGAGGAACAACAGTATCGTGAGCGTCAGGCCAGGCTGGAGCAAGAACGGATTGCCTATCTGCAGGAATCCTTCGGGGAGTCGATGGAAAGACTGGAAATGCGCTGTTCCATTACCGCGAAACAGAATTCCAAGGGGAAGAAACAATGGTTCATCGGCTACAAGGCCCATCTTGCCACTGATGATTACGGGGTGCCCGTGAGCTTCGCGGTGACCGGGGCCTCGGTCCATGACAGCAAGGTCGCAGTCCCCCTCATGAAAAAGGCAAGGAAGACCACCGATTTCTTGTATGTACTGCTCGACAAGGGGTACATCAGCCCTGTGATCAACGACTATGTCGACATGATAGGAAGGAAGGCGATCATCGACCGCAGGGCCTACAAGGGGGTGGTCGCCGACCCCCTGGACCCCGCTTCCCAGAGGCGGTATGCCGCCAGGACCACCGTGGAGAGGACCAACGGCGAGCTCAAGGACGGGTTCCTTCCCGACATCATCTACAAGCGGGGAGCCCACGCCCGGTATGAGATCGCTCTGGCCATTCTCCTCACCACCATGAAGAAGGTGCGGAATGTGCTGATCCTGTATGAGCAACACAAGGCACAGAGGGTATCCTAG
- a CDS encoding IS110 family transposase — MEENKVNDYSSSSGYQWYCTPVGIRTSEISKAKHKDGVKRFVGVDLSKQNCWACIMDLQGKVILHEKFSLRSAKRDKLYEMLQPGDLVLMEASTGTFNIARAMNRKSGVVACVINPHTTHINETKKKTDREDSLFLARLILRTPIAELQLVSIPSDREMANRDVVSHYRKLDDVHKQMVNRLHALFFDNGFPEAGKMNNLHSKLGREAAIESCFGTDRAYAFPKRIAKDLSKELSLLEELQESGEKQFARIVKQDDRTATLLGSIPGVGLKTIATFIAFVGDVDRFCNAKQLAAYCGLVPRVYQSGQKDAARKITKEGQAALREYLIESVFAMTKTHFDFPLKRKFNELRLRMGGRKAAVAIARKMVVMMYSMLKNGTLFTVEDEQERQEVAAYHARKHLPILGRYNQIRQSCKGFEEMIEITNSMTINELGVFKFLNQGA, encoded by the coding sequence ATGGAAGAGAACAAGGTTAACGACTACTCTTCAAGCAGCGGGTACCAATGGTATTGTACGCCGGTAGGCATTAGAACCAGTGAGATTTCGAAAGCAAAGCATAAGGATGGAGTGAAACGGTTTGTGGGAGTGGACCTGAGCAAGCAGAATTGTTGGGCTTGCATCATGGACCTACAAGGCAAGGTCATCCTACACGAGAAATTCTCATTGAGGTCTGCGAAACGGGACAAGCTTTACGAGATGCTGCAGCCAGGGGATCTGGTGCTGATGGAAGCTTCCACGGGAACATTCAACATCGCCCGAGCCATGAACAGGAAATCCGGAGTAGTGGCATGTGTAATCAACCCACATACCACCCACATCAATGAAACGAAAAAGAAAACAGACAGGGAAGATTCATTGTTTCTCGCGAGGCTCATTCTCAGGACACCGATTGCTGAACTCCAACTTGTAAGCATCCCCAGTGACCGCGAGATGGCGAACAGGGATGTAGTCTCCCACTACAGGAAACTGGATGATGTGCATAAGCAAATGGTAAACAGGTTGCATGCCTTGTTTTTTGACAATGGGTTCCCTGAGGCGGGGAAAATGAACAACCTGCACAGCAAGCTTGGTAGGGAAGCTGCGATAGAGTCGTGTTTTGGCACTGACAGAGCATATGCATTCCCCAAGCGAATCGCAAAGGATCTTTCCAAGGAACTCTCACTACTAGAAGAATTACAGGAATCCGGGGAGAAACAGTTTGCAAGGATAGTCAAACAGGATGACCGTACAGCAACGTTACTTGGATCAATCCCGGGAGTGGGGCTGAAAACAATTGCGACGTTCATTGCATTTGTTGGGGATGTTGACAGGTTCTGTAATGCAAAGCAACTCGCAGCGTATTGTGGGTTGGTCCCAAGGGTATACCAATCAGGTCAGAAGGATGCTGCACGAAAGATAACAAAAGAAGGTCAAGCTGCTTTACGGGAATACCTGATTGAATCCGTGTTCGCAATGACCAAGACCCATTTCGATTTCCCACTGAAACGCAAGTTCAATGAGCTGAGACTGCGAATGGGCGGACGAAAAGCAGCTGTTGCAATCGCAAGAAAGATGGTGGTCATGATGTATTCGATGTTGAAGAATGGGACCCTTTTTACGGTAGAAGACGAGCAGGAACGGCAGGAGGTTGCTGCCTATCATGCCCGGAAACACTTGCCAATCCTTGGCCGATACAACCAAATCCGTCAATCCTGCAAAGGATTTGAGGAAATGATAGAGATCACCAATTCTATGACTATAAATGAATTAGGGGTATTCAAATTCCTTAATCAGGGGGCTTGA
- a CDS encoding ABC transporter permease has product MHKLQRAMFKKELLEMARTSRLLIWVVLSAFFGILSPLTAYYLPDLLSFFGATENVVITFETITYQDAVDQYVKNFSQIGTMVLIFMMMGSVAAEKSDGLIQFLLVRPVTVTCIITAKLASLFILLLIGILVAIMTMGIYTWYLFPGFPVLPFVVSNSFLLIYFFTLGTVTITLSAAVKKPIMAGIGAFGIWIIFSLGTVVAHVGDFSFVLLVNQMVQTIEGFPVEWKPMVGAILFIALAVVLGVYGLKRWEPND; this is encoded by the coding sequence ATGCATAAATTACAGCGAGCAATGTTTAAGAAAGAGCTCTTAGAGATGGCAAGAACCAGCCGATTGCTTATATGGGTAGTATTATCAGCGTTCTTTGGAATACTTTCCCCTCTTACGGCATACTACCTTCCGGATCTACTCTCCTTCTTCGGGGCGACAGAGAATGTGGTAATTACCTTCGAAACAATAACCTACCAAGATGCGGTTGACCAGTATGTGAAGAATTTCAGTCAGATTGGAACAATGGTGCTAATCTTTATGATGATGGGGTCGGTAGCCGCGGAGAAATCGGATGGTCTGATCCAATTCCTATTGGTGCGACCGGTAACCGTGACCTGCATCATCACAGCGAAGCTTGCCAGTCTGTTCATACTGTTGCTCATCGGGATATTGGTTGCAATTATGACAATGGGTATCTATACCTGGTACTTGTTCCCGGGTTTTCCCGTACTTCCCTTCGTTGTTTCCAACAGCTTCCTGTTGATCTATTTTTTCACATTGGGAACAGTTACGATTACGCTTTCTGCAGCAGTGAAGAAACCAATCATGGCTGGAATAGGCGCATTTGGAATCTGGATCATCTTCTCACTTGGCACCGTTGTAGCGCATGTTGGAGATTTCTCATTCGTGCTTCTCGTCAATCAGATGGTGCAAACCATTGAAGGGTTTCCCGTGGAATGGAAACCCATGGTTGGGGCAATCCTGTTCATTGCACTCGCTGTAGTGCTTGGTGTTTATGGACTGAAGCGGTGGGAGCCAAACGACTGA
- a CDS encoding PLD nuclease N-terminal domain-containing protein — protein MNTETIILILPLLLLELILKIVCLRDWWHRKEFNGLPKSAWLLVFLFINAFGPIAYLIYGRKTNGNR, from the coding sequence ATGAATACAGAGACAATTATCTTGATTCTACCGTTGTTGCTATTGGAGTTAATACTCAAAATAGTCTGTTTGCGTGACTGGTGGCACCGAAAGGAGTTCAATGGATTACCAAAGTCCGCCTGGTTGTTGGTATTCCTCTTTATAAATGCATTCGGACCGATCGCATACCTCATCTACGGGAGAAAGACCAATGGCAATCGTTGA